The DNA segment ACACCTGGCGTCCGGCACCGTCGTAGTAGGTAATCGTCTTGTTACCTTGCGCGTCCGCGGTAATCAGATGGGCACGCTTATTCTCTTCGGCAAAATGGTAAGCGTATTGCCGGGTCGCTTTCTGCGGCGCTCCAAGAGCTACGGTTTCTGCGGTCAGCCGGCCATTGACGTCGTACGCCAGGCCCATCGTGCTGCCGCCATCTCGCGTTAACGACAACAGGCGTCGACTGACCATCGAAAGCGTGCGTTTTGCCTCAAGCCATTGATTTCCTTGTTCTTCGCGCCCTTTCAACCGTCGGGTTTCGATCAGGTTATCGCCTTCAATGACGTAACTGAAATCACTGGTCAACAGCTGCCCGCCGACCGTACTGGTGCTGCTCTTCAACCGGCCAGCCAGCGCCACAGGGGTTTCGTAGTAAGTCTGCTGCATCACTAGCACACCAGCCTGGCTGCTCGATTGCTGTAGCACAAAATAACTACTGCCCGTCTGGGGGACGCGCGTATGGGTATATTCCGTGAGTCGCGCGGTAGGCGTGCCTCCTACAGGTACGAGTCGCTCTTGTTTGAGGTAGCGCTGGAACAATTTGTGGGGGTCCGCCGGGCATTTGCCGCTTTCGCCGGCAATCGGGTAATAACTGTATTCGGTGCGAATGCCAGAGGGTTCGGTGCGGCTGAGTTCGTTGCCATAATCATCGGTTTCGATCTGCTGGATCTCTTCCCTCGAGGTGCCACCAGCTACGAGTTCATAGCGATTGGTAACGGTTTTGGGCAGCTGGAAGTTCGCGGGCTGGCTGGGAAATAGACCGGGGAGCGTGTTATAGGTGATATTTACTTTACTGCGCGTTCCCTCGCGTAGGACCTGCTTTTCGGTCAACAGGTGAAACTTATTGTAGGTGGTACGAGTGACGCTCAAGACCGTATTGTTATTGGCCGCGTCAATGCTTTTCTCCTCAGTCCAATAGTCATAGGCGCCGCTAATCAGATACAGGTTGTCCTCACCCTCTTTGAAACCACCCGCATAAGGGAACCCCGTGAAGTTCTGCCCTGGACTGTAATCATAAGTCCGGATCATTGGAGGTTGATTGGCACCTGGAGTCTGCGTCCAACTGGACACACGGGGGATGAATTGGTTGTTGCCATATTGATGACCGTTTTCGGTATAGTTGATCTGCTCAGTTCCGCCCATCGGCGTTTGCACCCGCTCAATCGCAACCAAGCCATTACGAAACGGCGTCCTGTATACAAACGTATAGGCAGCAACCCCCGGCGCACCACTACGATCGTAAGGCGCAGTGACACCTGTAAGGCGATCATTGATCTGTGTAAATCGCGTACGCGCATAACGCCCCCCCTCGACACGTCTATCAGCCGTTTGCAGGCGCCCACTCGCGTAGGTCAGTAGCAGCAACTCTTCCTGTTTGTGATTGAGGATACGCTCAAGAGAACCACCTGGGGCATAGCCGAATCTGAAGACCTCACCATTTTCAAATCTTATGGAAGTAATTCGATAAGGGAGCGTACTACTGGTACGCTCCAAAACTTCAATCGTGCCATCCCGATAAATCACATGCAGCGTGGTTTCATTCGTTCGCCTTACCACTAGATCTTTAAGTTTTCGATCCTTGAAAACCATCGTTCCGCCAACAGAAGGCATACCTTGCGTCTTAAATCGCTCGCCGCTAATCAACGTGAGTTGCGCACTGGAAAGGTCAAATTCCGTATTACTCAGGCGCCACCCCAACCCATAAGGTACACGGCCAGGCTCAAACATTGAAAATAACAAAACAATACTGCGACTGACCTCGAGAGGCCCCTCAGGAGATAATTGAGCCAAATTGATTTGGGCACCATACTGACCTGTTCGTGGATCGACGGAACCGTTCAAGTACGAGGAAAAATTAAATGCGTTGGAATAGACATTCATGGTAAGCACCTGTTCTGAAGACGAGACGCACAAATCTAATCAGCTCTCATAATCCAACAACTCAATATTTTGCCTACTTCCACGCATAGTATATACATGCATGCAGCCATAATTATCGACTAGTCGCCAAGGTGTGTTGCCCTCCCCTTCAAACATGGGGAGCTCAATGGAAACCCATAACGCACGCATAATCGTATTTACTCGATTAAATCTCAGAATATGATAATTATCTGACAAGTTTTCATGTATCTCATCAAGAGAGGGGCTTGACCCAGGCTTATCGTGGCCCACTACAACTCCGCCTTTTCTATCAACTCCACCGGCCCCATTAACAAAAGACGTCTGAAAGTAACGCCCCTCCCAAGGGACCCACATGGGTGCGTCTAACCCCATTTGGGAGATAAACCTCACCCCAGGCGGGGGCAACCAATACCAAACATCAATATCGGTCTTCGTATTGTGATTCCAATAAGCGTGATCCACAGTAAGTATAAGATCACGAACTCTCACTCGATAAGGCTGCCGAGGCGAGATATTCACCCAAGCATTAAACTTTGAATCCCCTTCGTTAAAATTCGTGGTATAAACTTTACCATCTATAATTATCTTAGCCATAAGCCTCCGACTCTCCATTGAAGCGCCGGTTTCCAAACGCATAAATCGCTCAACTATCTCTATAGTATCCAGCGCCCCACTCTTTTGTTGCGTAGTGTTCTCCCCAATTCCGCCCCCCTCTGCGTCTTGTATCTCTCGAATCCAAAGTCCGGTATCATATATATTTTTCACGGTATCGCAGGACCACCCCCCCGGTAGAGGCTGGTTCACATTTGGAGAATATAATGTGACCGCTACACTGGCTTTTTCATCCTCCCGCAGGAGCGTGCTCTCCCAATTACCATTAATCCCTTCCTGCACCATAGTGACTTCAATAAGAACTTTGCACTGATGCCGGCCATTGGCATACAGCGCGTCAGTAGAATCCTGACCATTAGCAAGGACGATGTGGAAGTGCTGAGGTCGCCTTGCTAACTTAACGGGCTCCACCGTCAGACGATTGCCACTTTCATAGGGAACTATTTTAAATACATGAAGATTCCCATAGTTATCCCGCAACCGCCACTTGCTATTCAAAACCTCATGCGGAAGGTCCGGAATCTGTGTAGTAAGTTTAACCGCGCACATGACACGATTACTTATCCGATGAATCACTGGATCCTCACCTGGATTTACAACTGGAAGATACTGGTGAACCATACTCAACCGTAAAGTACTGCTCGCAGACCCAGAGAAAACCCCTCCTTTATAATTACCCGAAAGTCCATAAGACGTCTGAAAGGAGGTCCCTTCATTTGGCACCTCCACTGACTCATTCAACCCATAATTATGAACAAACCACAAACCATTAACACCTTCCCAATAGTACATATCAATATCAAGAAGCCCTGTAATATTTAAAGCATCATAATCAACAATCAAATCAAGCTCTGTAGAAAGCAATACTGGGGGCACCGTGGGCTTGATAAATACCGACGACTTAAAATCAGTCGGATATTCGGAATAGCTGTTAGTAACCGTCTCTCCGTCCAACACAATAGTCGCCATGAACTGTACAGCCTTGAGAGAGACATTTTCCTCAAGGCGCATATAACGCCTGACAATCTCTACCCCCGCGTCAACAACCGTATTGTTTGGCAGACTCTCGCCGAGTTCTTCCCCAGTACGATTCCAGAGTCCTGGATCATATTCGTTCTTCTGCGTATCGCAACTCCACCCGCTGCCTACACTGGCATTATCCGCGATAGAAACAGGTACGATTTTTACACTCGCTCGCTCACTATCGGTTAAGGAGGCTTGACTCCAGACACCTTTTTTCCCCAAAACCTGCTTTAAAACCTCAACTACAACTTCAACTTGATGATGCCCATTGGCATAAAGTGCATCCGTATAGTCAGTGCCATCAGCAAACCTGACCTTAAAATGCACAAGCCGCATATTATGTGATTGCCTGATCATCTCGTTCTCCAAAAATCACATCCATCGCCGTAGCGCGAACTTTCTCGAAACCAAATTCGAGCTGAAATTCCACGAACTTAGATATCGAACACTTAGGGAGATTAGAGACCAGGAAAAAAGAGAAAGTAACTGTTAAAAATGACAGTTAATTAGCTGAAATAGAAATAACTTAATGAACCTTTATAACTATAAACCACAGCCATGACTGCGTGTTCTTGCAAGCGCCACCCAATGATAAACAATCAGGCTTTCCAGCGACCCGCCGCCGCATGATCACTCTCTCGCCCCTCAACCCACCGCGCCCCCTCACTGGTGTTCTCCTTCTTCCAGAACGGCGCCCGGGTCTTGAGGTAGTCCATCACAAACGCACAGGCATCAAACGCCGCCTGGCGGTGGGCACTGGCGGCCGCGACGAACACGATGGGTTCGCCGGGCTCCAGGGCGCCGATGCGGTGCAGCACTTCGAGCTTGAGCAGCGGCCAGCGCTGCTCGGCTTCGACGGCGATCTTGGCCAGGGCTTTTTCGGTCATGCCGGGGTAGTGTTCAAGGAACATCCCCGCCACATCGAGGCCATCGTTGAAATCGCGTACATAGCCGACAAAGCTCACCACCGCACCCACACCCACGTTGGCCGCGTGCATGGCGTTGACTTCGGCGCCGGGGTCAAAGGGCTGGGCTTGCACACGAATGGCCATGGTCAGCCTCCGGTCACGGGCGGGAAGAAGGCGACTTCGTCACCGGCCTGCAAAGGCTCGTCGAGGGAGCACAGTTCCTGGTTGCGCGCACACATCAGGCTGGCCTCGTTGAGCACCTCGAAGCCCGCATCAGCCGCCAGTGCCAGGCGCACGGCATCGACCGTAGCGAAGTCGCCTTCGACCTCCAGGGAGTCCAGGCCTATCGCCTCGCTGTAGCGTGCAAAAAACAGTACGTTGATGCTCATGCCTGGTCCGCCTTGAAATGCCCGCTTTTGCCGCCGAGCTTTTCCAGCAGGCGGATGTTCTCGATGGTCATGCCACGGTCCACCGCCTTGCACATGTCGTAGATCGTCAACGCGGCAACACTGGCGGCAGTCAGTGCTTCCATTTCCACGCCGGTCTGCCCGGACAGCTTGCAGCGGGCGATGATGTGCACGGTATTTTCCCCTTCGGCTGCCAGCTCAACCTTGACGCCCGTCAACATCAGCGGATGGCACAGGGGGATCAGGTCGCTGGTCTTTTTCGCCGCCTGGATCCCGGCGATGCGCGCCACGGCGAACACGTCGCCCTTGGGATGGGCGCCGTCGACAATCATTTGCAGGGTCTGGGGCAGCATGCGCACCCGCGCCTCGGCCACGGCTTCGCGGAACGTCACGGTTTTATCGGTGACGTCGACCATATGGGCACGGCCCTGGGAATCGAGATGAGTCAGCACGGGGATACTCCTGATCAGAAGCCCCGATTGTAAACCCAACGCAGATCAAAAGGTGGGAGCAGGCTTGCCTGCGATAGCGCAGTGTCAGTCACCAACGCCATCGCGGGCAAGCCCGGCTCCCACAGGAACTGAGGTGAACCGGGCGATGGAGGCATCGCCCGGTTTCGGATTACAGGTGGGATTCGGCGTATTCGGCCAGAATCGAGCGAGGGACGCCCTGCAAGGCGATGTGCACGCCGTTCGGGAAATCCTTGAAGCGTTCCGTCAGGTAGGTCAGCCCGGAGCTGGTCGCGGACAGGT comes from the Pseudomonas shahriarae genome and includes:
- the moaC gene encoding cyclic pyranopterin monophosphate synthase MoaC; amino-acid sequence: MLTHLDSQGRAHMVDVTDKTVTFREAVAEARVRMLPQTLQMIVDGAHPKGDVFAVARIAGIQAAKKTSDLIPLCHPLMLTGVKVELAAEGENTVHIIARCKLSGQTGVEMEALTAASVAALTIYDMCKAVDRGMTIENIRLLEKLGGKSGHFKADQA
- the moaD gene encoding molybdopterin converting factor subunit 1, whose product is MSINVLFFARYSEAIGLDSLEVEGDFATVDAVRLALAADAGFEVLNEASLMCARNQELCSLDEPLQAGDEVAFFPPVTGG
- the moaE gene encoding molybdopterin synthase catalytic subunit MoaE; translation: MAIRVQAQPFDPGAEVNAMHAANVGVGAVVSFVGYVRDFNDGLDVAGMFLEHYPGMTEKALAKIAVEAEQRWPLLKLEVLHRIGALEPGEPIVFVAAASAHRQAAFDACAFVMDYLKTRAPFWKKENTSEGARWVEGRESDHAAAGRWKA